A region of Jonquetella anthropi DSM 22815 DNA encodes the following proteins:
- a CDS encoding C69 family dipeptidase — protein MPSGASIVLPPNTLACLILKTWRGYMEGDAVAINQDLVAIAGGVDLGVDRNRQAELADPLISDGVSGAVRYIALEQAHTARECVQLIGNYYNQYGISYPSGVGVVDANEAWYMEAGGGSCWAAVRVPDECYMVQANGFRIGEVDPDDKEHFLCSPDLLKFAEQKKLWSPKEGPFNFSVAFGGKMLRQAHTMRFNPRRVWGCMRHLNPSLHLDPQAERHPLFLEPERKISVSVLKALLRDQFDDTEYQAFPKSGGYGADRPVCVPSCVHSAIIELNSHLPVGAGGIIWGSLASPSTSPYVPCYLGVQDLPEEFKVSSPTYDAGSAFWHFRSLSNLSMVNPQELVPVIQAQWKLFEDRIQREHFDLLKKIEPLQQDNGHERLRMLSSSTQNFFDESLVKCKEIEGFLQTEIAKDIHRIFSVSELSW, from the coding sequence TTGCCTTCAGGCGCAAGTATTGTATTGCCTCCCAATACCTTAGCTTGTCTCATTTTAAAAACATGGCGGGGATATATGGAGGGAGACGCCGTGGCAATAAATCAGGATCTAGTAGCTATAGCCGGCGGCGTAGATTTAGGCGTAGACCGAAATAGACAAGCGGAGTTGGCAGATCCGTTAATAAGTGATGGGGTCTCTGGTGCTGTCAGATATATTGCTCTTGAACAGGCGCATACTGCTCGGGAGTGCGTTCAATTAATTGGAAATTATTATAACCAATATGGTATTTCATATCCATCTGGCGTCGGGGTCGTTGACGCCAATGAAGCGTGGTATATGGAAGCTGGCGGCGGTTCCTGCTGGGCGGCAGTTCGTGTGCCAGATGAATGCTATATGGTGCAAGCAAACGGTTTCCGTATAGGAGAAGTTGACCCAGATGATAAGGAGCATTTTTTATGCTCTCCTGATTTGTTAAAGTTTGCAGAGCAGAAAAAACTGTGGTCCCCAAAAGAAGGGCCATTTAATTTTTCTGTAGCGTTTGGCGGAAAAATGCTTCGGCAGGCTCATACGATGCGGTTTAATCCGCGAAGAGTATGGGGCTGTATGCGGCATTTAAATCCTTCGTTACATTTAGATCCTCAGGCAGAACGGCATCCATTGTTTCTTGAGCCGGAAAGAAAGATATCGGTCTCTGTTTTAAAGGCTCTGCTAAGAGATCAATTTGACGATACAGAATATCAAGCCTTTCCAAAGAGCGGCGGTTATGGAGCAGATCGGCCAGTATGTGTGCCAAGTTGTGTTCATTCAGCAATTATTGAACTTAATAGTCACCTGCCGGTTGGTGCAGGAGGAATAATATGGGGAAGCTTGGCTTCGCCCTCAACGTCTCCTTATGTACCGTGTTATTTAGGGGTGCAGGATCTGCCAGAAGAATTTAAAGTCAGCAGTCCAACATATGACGCGGGGTCTGCCTTTTGGCATTTTAGGAGCCTTTCTAATCTATCTATGGTTAACCCGCAGGAGCTAGTTCCAGTCATTCAAGCTCAGTGGAAATTATTCGAGGATAGGATTCAGCGGGAGCATTTTGATTTACTCAAAAAAATAGAGCCCCTCCAACAAGATAACGGACATGAGCGACTTAGGATGCTATCAAGCTCAACGCAGAATTTTTTTGATGAGTCACTTGTAAAGTGCAAAGAAATTGAGGGATTTTTGCAGACAGAAATTGCAAAGGATATTCACAGAATATTTTCTGTCAGTGAACTGTCATGGTAG
- a CDS encoding aromatic amino acid transport family protein codes for MSKNTDSNYGFELSALKLEPLTFWEGAAMIVGTDIGSGVLALAYGARLAGWPILVFWLVITAVFTTISMFYTVEATLRTKKPLQISGLAERYLGQGGSWLLFAAVVVNSIGCLVAYTSGSGNILSSFLGVPRSVGSLLFFIPSTLVVWLGLRATGVAEKGLTICMGTMMVILIAASVVNKNFSVANLISRNWYYGIPVFNLTIFSYISQYLVPELTRGFAASGKIRELPRSITVGRIFSFLLFAGIPMAAIGLQGKENVSQVVTIAWGEALGQWAFFTANLFALCAMMTSFWTIGETLLTNIVDRFKFPDEHNPKYRIIALLLVIVPPFYLAYSGMVDFVNAIFYSGSFAGVVMSIMPIFILKKARLTGDREPEWTCGGYYHPVIQLAICVLFLGAAFYAVFQTLGLLPAGW; via the coding sequence ATGTCGAAAAATACAGACAGCAATTACGGTTTTGAGCTTTCTGCTCTTAAGTTGGAGCCGTTAACGTTCTGGGAAGGCGCTGCCATGATCGTTGGAACTGATATTGGTTCTGGCGTTCTTGCATTAGCCTATGGCGCAAGACTGGCCGGATGGCCTATCTTAGTTTTTTGGCTAGTGATTACAGCCGTTTTTACAACGATTTCGATGTTTTACACCGTAGAAGCAACCTTACGGACGAAGAAGCCATTACAAATTAGCGGTTTGGCAGAAAGATATTTGGGGCAGGGCGGTTCGTGGCTGTTGTTTGCTGCTGTAGTTGTTAATTCTATTGGATGTCTCGTTGCATATACATCAGGAAGCGGGAATATTTTAAGCAGTTTCCTTGGCGTTCCCCGAAGCGTAGGTAGTTTGTTGTTTTTCATCCCGTCAACTCTAGTTGTCTGGCTCGGACTGCGCGCTACTGGGGTCGCTGAGAAGGGACTCACTATCTGTATGGGAACAATGATGGTGATCCTTATAGCAGCTTCTGTTGTTAATAAGAATTTTTCTGTGGCTAATTTGATTTCTCGGAATTGGTACTATGGAATACCTGTTTTTAACTTGACGATCTTCTCGTATATTTCTCAATATCTTGTTCCTGAGCTTACAAGGGGATTTGCGGCCTCAGGGAAAATCAGGGAGCTTCCGCGTTCTATTACTGTTGGGCGTATTTTCAGTTTCTTGTTGTTCGCTGGTATTCCCATGGCGGCTATCGGTCTTCAGGGGAAAGAAAATGTTTCGCAGGTTGTGACGATTGCTTGGGGAGAGGCCTTAGGCCAATGGGCTTTCTTCACGGCTAACTTGTTTGCCCTTTGTGCCATGATGACCTCGTTTTGGACGATTGGTGAAACGTTGCTGACCAATATCGTGGACCGCTTTAAGTTCCCAGACGAACATAACCCCAAATATCGCATAATAGCTCTGCTGTTAGTCATAGTGCCTCCATTCTATTTGGCGTATTCAGGAATGGTAGACTTTGTAAACGCTATATTTTATAGCGGGTCTTTTGCAGGTGTTGTCATGTCTATTATGCCCATTTTTATTTTGAAAAAGGCACGATTGACTGGTGACAGGGAACCGGAGTGGACCTGTGGCGGTTATTACCATCCTGTAATTCAGCTGGCGATATGTGTTCTGTTTTTAGGCGCCGCATTTTATGCGGTTTTTCAGACTTTGGGTCTTTTGCCAGCAGGTTGGTAG
- a CDS encoding C69 family dipeptidase, translating into MVVIITILLAIFILSLFHCQAQACTTILIGANLTEDNVIMHGHIEDMGINAEGEIWHTEETDWESGKEIAVPYVKISQPEKTIAYWASGNSLGTSGLGIDNSLESYNSVLVGVNQCGVCVSCNWCYSREQVCERQGIRRYALRQLILERAHSAYQGVLLLGEFMNQWGQADWNGLLFAISDAREGWIVEITTKHWVARRVRDDEIFVAANRFTIGRDFDLGSCDIENFSIQQQWRNEGDFSFCASYTLPERAESPYDVLREERIKDYLKIHKGRICVNHILEIFQDRYEGTKYFRFPREDVELWEKTCEEHNLPRPICTNLAQSFFVTKNAPAGNICFIGLGTPGYSGVVPLLPNSKTLPKEFSQSGKDSAWSVFRNLGLLADRQYSVRSSYLKNEWRRMNDWTQKQAAQAIKADAREQSALTFQIGETVLATAQKLLMRWTD; encoded by the coding sequence ATGGTAGTCATTATAACGATTCTTCTAGCCATATTTATCTTGTCACTCTTCCACTGTCAGGCTCAGGCTTGTACAACGATCTTGATTGGAGCAAATTTAACTGAAGATAATGTTATTATGCACGGACACATTGAAGACATGGGAATAAATGCGGAAGGAGAGATCTGGCATACAGAGGAAACAGATTGGGAGAGTGGAAAGGAAATTGCGGTGCCCTATGTGAAAATAAGTCAGCCGGAAAAGACTATTGCATACTGGGCGTCCGGTAACAGTTTAGGAACTTCTGGATTAGGCATAGACAACAGTTTAGAATCTTATAACTCAGTTTTAGTGGGAGTTAATCAGTGCGGCGTTTGTGTCTCTTGTAACTGGTGCTATTCCCGCGAACAGGTTTGCGAAAGACAAGGCATTAGAAGATATGCTTTGCGCCAACTCATTTTAGAAAGGGCGCACTCAGCATATCAAGGAGTATTGTTGTTGGGCGAGTTTATGAATCAATGGGGCCAGGCGGATTGGAATGGGTTGTTGTTTGCAATCTCTGATGCTCGAGAAGGGTGGATAGTCGAAATTACAACGAAACACTGGGTAGCTCGAAGAGTTCGTGATGATGAAATTTTTGTCGCAGCTAATCGGTTTACGATTGGAAGAGACTTCGACCTAGGGTCTTGCGATATTGAAAACTTCTCTATCCAGCAGCAATGGCGTAACGAAGGTGACTTCAGTTTTTGTGCAAGTTATACTTTGCCTGAGAGAGCAGAATCCCCATATGATGTGTTGCGCGAAGAACGGATAAAAGATTATTTAAAGATTCACAAAGGTCGCATTTGTGTCAATCACATTTTGGAAATTTTCCAAGATCGATACGAGGGAACCAAATATTTTCGATTCCCTCGAGAAGATGTCGAACTTTGGGAAAAGACCTGTGAAGAACACAATTTGCCTCGGCCAATCTGTACGAATTTAGCCCAGTCCTTCTTTGTTACAAAAAACGCTCCCGCTGGTAATATTTGTTTTATTGGCTTGGGAACCCCAGGGTATAGTGGCGTTGTTCCTCTTTTACCGAACTCAAAGACTTTGCCGAAAGAGTTTTCGCAGTCAGGAAAAGATAGCGCGTGGTCGGTTTTCAGGAATTTGGGGCTGTTGGCGGATCGTCAGTATTCAGTTCGATCCAGCTATTTAAAAAATGAGTGGCGAAGGATGAATGACTGGACTCAAAAGCAGGCCGCTCAGGCAATAAAAGCTGACGCACGAGAGCAATCAGCACTAACTTTTCAAATAGGAGAAACAGTTCTTGCGACAGCTCAAAAGCTTTTAATGCGTTGGACAGACTAA
- a CDS encoding thiolase family protein: MSNPVVLSAVRTAGGKFGGGLSKLPATELGSIAIKAAVERAKINAADVDEVILGNGWQAGVGANPARAAMALAELPQSIPAFTVNIRCGSGLRTIMLGADKIRLGDGKVVVAGGMESASNVPYILPSARWGFRMGDQKALDVLHKDGFHCPICDRLMGEITEDIACEYGITRKEQDEFALASHMKAISAIQQGAFKDEIVPVTIRNKKKGDQRIEVDEIPREDTSLEALGKLPTIFKKDGGTITAGSSSALCDNSSVLVVADADWSREREIKPIAEILGYGVGALEASRFPLGPIVAMPKALKMAGLSLNDMELIEINEAFAAQVIACHKEMPFDMNKLNIHGGAIALGHPIGATGAKILTTLIYALKNSGKELGIASACIGGGQGVAMVVRAM; the protein is encoded by the coding sequence ATGAGTAACCCAGTTGTATTAAGCGCTGTTCGCACTGCTGGTGGCAAATTTGGCGGGGGACTGTCGAAACTTCCTGCTACAGAACTAGGTTCAATCGCAATAAAAGCGGCAGTAGAAAGAGCAAAAATAAACGCTGCAGATGTCGATGAGGTTATTCTTGGAAATGGCTGGCAGGCCGGCGTTGGGGCTAATCCAGCGAGAGCTGCAATGGCTTTGGCAGAGTTGCCGCAATCTATCCCCGCTTTTACTGTCAATATTCGCTGTGGTTCTGGACTGCGTACGATTATGCTCGGTGCAGACAAGATTAGATTGGGCGATGGGAAAGTAGTCGTGGCCGGCGGCATGGAAAGCGCATCAAATGTGCCCTACATTTTGCCCAGTGCTCGGTGGGGTTTTCGTATGGGCGACCAAAAGGCGCTGGACGTGTTGCATAAGGATGGATTCCATTGTCCGATCTGTGACCGTTTGATGGGCGAGATTACTGAAGATATCGCATGCGAGTACGGCATTACGCGCAAAGAGCAAGATGAATTTGCTTTAGCAAGCCATATGAAAGCAATTTCGGCTATACAGCAGGGGGCTTTCAAAGATGAGATAGTCCCTGTAACGATACGAAATAAGAAGAAGGGTGATCAACGTATTGAAGTTGATGAAATACCCAGAGAGGATACGTCGCTTGAGGCGCTAGGCAAACTGCCGACAATTTTTAAAAAGGACGGCGGGACGATTACTGCTGGGAGCAGTTCGGCCCTTTGTGATAATAGCAGTGTTCTTGTTGTTGCTGATGCCGATTGGAGCCGAGAAAGAGAAATAAAACCAATAGCTGAGATTTTGGGATATGGTGTGGGCGCGTTGGAAGCGTCGCGTTTCCCGTTGGGGCCTATTGTTGCAATGCCGAAAGCTCTAAAAATGGCCGGCTTATCTTTGAATGACATGGAACTTATTGAAATCAACGAGGCCTTTGCGGCTCAAGTTATTGCCTGTCATAAAGAAATGCCATTCGATATGAATAAATTAAATATTCATGGAGGAGCCATTGCGTTAGGGCATCCCATCGGTGCGACTGGAGCGAAAATTCTAACCACCTTAATTTATGCACTGAAAAATTCTGGCAAAGAATTAGGGATAGCCAGCGCGTGTATTGGCGGTGGTCAAGGGGTGGCGATGGTAGTTCGCGCTATGTAG
- a CDS encoding TRAP transporter permease, with amino-acid sequence MSEPVRRQTEPQDPSLEATSDSNPEESKYRRLSGWQAWVVCGVAFGASCFHLYTAAFGQLSAMYQRGWHWMLMGVLLFLRYPATKNRPKNRIDLWDWGLALCVIICCANILWNYEAIAQREGMAIPSDIYLGLVMVLLVLEGCRRSMGWPLPLMASIALAYAVLGPYLPGVLAHGGFPVDELAPFLYLRTDGIFGVPLGVSASFIFLFVLFGAFLNLSGAGQFFIDLAVALAGKSTGGPGKAAVVASGLMGMVSGSSCANTVTTGAFTIPLMKQSGYSSTFSGAIVAAASTGGQVMPPVMGAAAFIMAQFLGVSYWEIVVAAAIPATLYFVSILAMVHFRAGKLRMKRLKAEQLPQLKEVLRQGWYLLVPLLTLVGFLARGYSPVKAVFWSMILLVVVSWIGNKNKRMTPARIIQAMVEGGLGAVEVAAACACSGIVIGVIGISGVGLAFSSFVLSLSGGILPLALVLTMVGSIILGMGVPTTAQYIITSTLAAPALAQLGVPMMSAHLFCLYFGVLADVSPPVALATYAASGIAKSNPMKTGFTALITAVAGFLVPYMFIYNPYLLLNGGIFHIVVGCGTAVIGIIGLAAGVQGYLVEDLNFVERLALILVPFLIIYPTLNSNLVGVGIVVLIFILQKYRKKASEN; translated from the coding sequence ATGAGCGAACCGGTAAGAAGACAGACGGAGCCGCAAGATCCTAGTTTGGAGGCAACTTCTGACTCTAATCCTGAAGAGAGTAAATATCGGCGGTTATCAGGATGGCAAGCTTGGGTTGTTTGTGGGGTTGCCTTCGGGGCGTCGTGTTTTCATTTGTATACGGCGGCCTTTGGGCAGCTGTCAGCCATGTATCAAAGAGGCTGGCACTGGATGCTTATGGGAGTCTTGCTTTTCTTACGGTATCCAGCGACAAAAAATCGTCCCAAAAACCGGATAGATCTTTGGGATTGGGGACTGGCTCTTTGTGTGATTATTTGTTGTGCCAATATCCTTTGGAATTATGAAGCTATTGCACAACGGGAAGGTATGGCTATCCCTTCTGATATTTACCTAGGGCTCGTCATGGTGCTTTTGGTTCTTGAAGGGTGTCGCCGTTCAATGGGATGGCCATTGCCATTAATGGCTTCAATTGCCCTGGCTTACGCTGTGTTAGGTCCATATTTACCGGGCGTTTTGGCTCACGGCGGTTTCCCTGTAGATGAATTGGCGCCGTTTTTGTATTTGCGTACAGACGGTATCTTTGGCGTCCCGCTTGGCGTTTCGGCATCGTTTATTTTCCTGTTTGTTCTCTTTGGGGCGTTTTTAAATCTTTCGGGGGCTGGACAGTTTTTCATTGATTTGGCAGTTGCTCTGGCGGGAAAAAGCACAGGCGGTCCTGGCAAGGCGGCGGTGGTCGCTAGCGGATTAATGGGGATGGTATCAGGGAGTTCCTGTGCAAATACCGTTACCACAGGGGCTTTCACAATTCCGTTGATGAAGCAATCAGGATATTCCTCCACGTTCTCGGGGGCCATTGTTGCCGCAGCTTCGACAGGGGGGCAGGTCATGCCCCCTGTAATGGGTGCCGCTGCGTTTATTATGGCGCAGTTCTTAGGAGTTTCGTATTGGGAAATTGTGGTGGCAGCAGCTATCCCAGCGACGCTTTATTTCGTCTCCATCTTGGCGATGGTTCATTTCCGCGCTGGGAAATTGCGGATGAAGCGCTTAAAGGCGGAGCAGCTACCCCAATTAAAGGAAGTTTTAAGACAAGGCTGGTATTTGTTGGTCCCATTGCTCACGTTAGTGGGTTTCCTAGCACGAGGATATTCCCCAGTTAAGGCCGTATTTTGGTCGATGATTCTGCTTGTCGTGGTTTCTTGGATAGGCAATAAAAACAAACGAATGACGCCGGCTAGGATAATACAGGCAATGGTAGAAGGCGGGCTTGGTGCTGTCGAAGTTGCAGCTGCTTGTGCTTGCTCAGGCATAGTTATTGGCGTCATTGGCATCAGCGGAGTAGGCTTGGCGTTCTCTTCGTTTGTTCTTAGTCTCTCTGGGGGAATATTGCCGTTAGCGCTTGTTCTGACCATGGTGGGGTCGATTATCCTCGGAATGGGTGTTCCGACCACAGCGCAGTACATCATTACTTCAACGTTAGCAGCGCCTGCGCTCGCACAACTCGGAGTTCCAATGATGTCGGCCCATCTGTTTTGTTTGTACTTTGGCGTTTTGGCAGATGTTTCTCCCCCCGTCGCGTTGGCTACATATGCCGCCTCTGGTATTGCCAAATCAAACCCAATGAAAACGGGTTTCACAGCTCTTATAACGGCAGTGGCAGGATTTTTAGTCCCGTACATGTTTATTTATAACCCATATTTATTATTAAACGGGGGCATTTTCCACATTGTTGTCGGCTGTGGAACTGCAGTGATTGGCATCATCGGCTTGGCGGCCGGAGTCCAAGGGTATCTAGTTGAGGATTTGAATTTTGTTGAGAGACTGGCGCTGATCTTAGTTCCGTTTTTAATAATTTATCCGACTTTAAACAGCAACTTAGTTGGCGTCGGGATCGTAGTCCTCATATTTATTTTGCAAAAGTATAGAAAAAAAGCGTCTGAGAATTGA
- a CDS encoding 3-oxoacid CoA-transferase subunit B: MLPVLDEEKVRTRIAKRLALEFSDGDVVNLGIGIPTLVSDYVPENVHMIMQTENGVVGAGPVPEKKDYRYIGAGGRFVSLLPGSCCISSEMSFGLIRGGHVDATVLGTLEVDQEGNLANWMVPGKMIPGMGGAMDLVVGAKKVYVATTHVDKKGRPKILKKCRLPLTAIKVVSMIVTEFAVFSLENNRMTLLEIAPEVTLEDIRENTEAEFLVADPLKIMQGVEGEKDE, translated from the coding sequence ATGCTGCCCGTACTTGATGAAGAGAAAGTTAGGACTCGCATTGCGAAACGTCTTGCGCTGGAGTTTTCTGATGGGGACGTGGTGAACTTAGGTATTGGTATCCCAACGTTGGTTTCTGATTATGTCCCTGAAAATGTTCATATGATAATGCAGACCGAGAACGGAGTTGTTGGAGCGGGTCCTGTGCCAGAAAAAAAAGACTACCGCTATATCGGTGCGGGCGGACGTTTTGTCAGCTTATTGCCCGGCAGTTGCTGCATTTCTAGTGAAATGAGTTTCGGCTTAATACGAGGCGGGCATGTAGACGCTACAGTCCTAGGGACCTTAGAGGTAGACCAAGAAGGCAACCTTGCAAATTGGATGGTTCCAGGAAAAATGATTCCCGGCATGGGCGGGGCGATGGATTTAGTCGTCGGCGCTAAAAAGGTGTATGTGGCTACGACACATGTGGACAAAAAAGGCCGTCCCAAAATTTTGAAAAAATGCCGACTTCCATTAACGGCAATCAAAGTGGTTTCCATGATCGTCACGGAGTTTGCAGTATTTTCTCTAGAAAATAACCGGATGACATTGTTAGAAATTGCTCCTGAAGTGACATTGGAGGACATTAGAGAAAATACCGAAGCGGAATTCCTTGTCGCAGATCCGCTTAAAATCATGCAGGGCGTGGAGGGGGAGAAGGATGAGTAA
- a CDS encoding CoA transferase subunit A, which yields MSRSMIKPVVSAKEAVQTIKPGNAIMVGGFNYGGIPYTLVDALIEAGTDNLTMISNDTIYADVGHGKLVANGRVKKVIASHVGLNKKTGELFNAGKLELELVPQGTFVERIRCGGFGLGGFLTPTGVGTVVEEGKQVMEVEGKKYILELPLRADVALIRAHKADRMGNLTYLGTNRNFNPTMATAANVVIAEVDSIVDIGELDPNEIVTPGILVDLLVVKGDSYYAART from the coding sequence ATGAGTCGCAGCATGATTAAGCCGGTCGTTTCAGCGAAAGAAGCTGTTCAAACGATCAAGCCAGGTAATGCGATTATGGTCGGCGGATTTAATTATGGGGGCATACCGTATACGCTCGTCGATGCACTCATTGAAGCCGGAACAGATAACTTAACGATGATTTCTAATGACACGATATATGCCGATGTCGGACACGGCAAGTTGGTGGCCAATGGGCGAGTTAAGAAAGTAATTGCTTCTCATGTCGGGCTCAATAAAAAAACCGGCGAGTTATTTAATGCGGGCAAGCTTGAATTGGAACTCGTGCCGCAGGGTACTTTTGTAGAAAGAATTAGATGTGGCGGGTTTGGTTTAGGTGGGTTTTTAACGCCTACGGGAGTGGGGACAGTTGTAGAAGAAGGCAAGCAAGTGATGGAGGTGGAAGGGAAAAAATATATCCTAGAACTTCCGTTGCGCGCTGACGTAGCCTTAATTCGTGCCCATAAAGCTGACCGGATGGGCAATCTAACATATTTGGGAACGAATAGAAATTTCAACCCCACAATGGCTACTGCTGCAAATGTTGTTATTGCTGAAGTGGATTCGATTGTTGATATTGGAGAACTAGATCCTAATGAAATTGTTACACCGGGTATTCTTGTAGATCTTCTTGTTGTAAAGGGGGATAGCTACTATGCTGCCCGTACTTGA
- a CDS encoding TAXI family TRAP transporter solute-binding subunit yields the protein MGHFMKKMAALAVGGLIVTYGISSAADFITIGSGGVGGTYYPLGGAMAEVLTNAGIDVKATSRSTAASKENCRLLARGRAQIGMVMGSTLWQAYNGVDAFAQDGKLPLRTLMNMYAAPQHIVTTSETGIRKFEDLKGKRVSVGAPGGGDQVLTMLILKAAGWDPEKDIQKQQLSQPEGATALVDGHVDAVFWNFAAPGSAVLEVGAVRHVVLVPIPEDVVKKVCEDNPFLFRYVIEKGVYPEQTEDVLTIADGNYLVVNESMNPDLSFKLVKTIIEHQKDFMQVTPLAEHFNPKESSVGIIPFSTGAVKYFKEQGYEVMQ from the coding sequence ATGGGGCACTTTATGAAAAAAATGGCAGCGCTTGCTGTGGGCGGGCTTATTGTAACTTATGGGATAAGTTCAGCTGCTGATTTTATTACGATTGGGTCCGGTGGGGTTGGCGGGACGTACTATCCATTAGGCGGAGCTATGGCTGAAGTTTTAACGAATGCTGGCATTGACGTCAAAGCAACATCTCGGTCAACGGCTGCGTCGAAAGAGAACTGCCGCTTGTTGGCGCGCGGCAGGGCACAGATTGGAATGGTTATGGGGTCAACGCTATGGCAGGCGTACAACGGCGTTGATGCCTTTGCACAAGATGGGAAGCTGCCTTTAAGAACTTTGATGAATATGTATGCCGCTCCTCAGCACATAGTTACTACGAGTGAGACGGGCATTCGGAAATTTGAAGATTTAAAGGGGAAGCGGGTATCGGTTGGTGCTCCTGGCGGGGGAGACCAAGTTTTAACGATGCTTATTTTGAAGGCCGCAGGCTGGGATCCGGAAAAAGACATTCAAAAGCAACAGCTCAGCCAACCCGAAGGAGCAACAGCATTAGTGGACGGTCACGTCGACGCTGTTTTTTGGAATTTTGCGGCGCCTGGATCGGCAGTTCTTGAAGTTGGAGCAGTCCGTCATGTTGTATTAGTGCCAATTCCGGAAGATGTGGTGAAAAAAGTTTGTGAGGATAACCCGTTCCTTTTCCGCTATGTCATAGAAAAAGGCGTGTATCCGGAGCAGACGGAAGACGTTCTGACGATCGCTGACGGTAACTACTTGGTAGTGAACGAAAGTATGAATCCTGATCTGAGCTTCAAGCTTGTAAAGACCATCATTGAACATCAAAAGGATTTTATGCAGGTAACGCCGCTTGCAGAGCATTTCAATCCAAAAGAGTCAAGTGTTGGCATCATCCCATTTTCTACTGGAGCGGTGAAATATTTTAAGGAACAAGGGTATGAGGTGATGCAATAG